A window of Limnochordia bacterium genomic DNA:
AGCTGTGTCAATCACTTCACTCCTTAATATCATTGGGGAACAGCTACGAAAGCACATCCCACCCTTTGTACTTTGTATTCTTGCGTTTACTCTGATTTCTGCAAGTTCGAGTTCCCGAATCAGGAAACCCTCCCAACACACCATTTCGGAAACCCAGTGCTTGGTTTCTTCCTTTGTACACGTCCGGCCCATCAGGAGTGATGAGCTAGTACTTTCCTAGGCACTAGGTAAAAGAGAGCCCGGTATCGGGCGCTGAAGGTAGTATGCTGCTGACGCGAACCAAATGCCGACTCCCGCAGTCAACAAAAGGCATCTGGCGGTGTTGTTCCTTCGGCAGTCGGGCCACCAAAGTGTATGTCCTTGGCGTAGTCAGCATTTTCTCTTTCGTTACGAGATCTTTCTCTGCAATTCTTTATCAAAAATACCTCGTCTAACTTCCTGTGCGGTATAGTTCGATGTACCAAACTGTTCCAGGATAATACGGCAAATATCCCACGGGTCCACATTATCGCCACAGGTAAAAACATCTAAGGCCGCGTATCCATACTCCGGCCAGGTATGAATGGCTACATGTGATTCGGAAATCACAACAACACCACTCACTCCCTGTGGACTAAACTGATGGAAGGCAACCTCTCTTACATCAGCACCGGCTTGGATAGCGGCCTCTACTAAGACCTTCTCCACCATCTTTAAACTGTCTAAAGTTTCAAACCTGCAACCGTAAGCTTCACATAAAATGTGACGCCCCAGAGCATTCGTCATTTCCCAGCCCCCTTAAGTATGAAATTGCAAATCTGCTTCAGAACAGCAGGACAGATATATTCTAGCAGTTTTTACCCAGAAGTCAAGAACCATTTGCGTTGTCTCGTGCTTGCTCCTGCAAGCTCCCCTTCTCTTTGAAATACTAGCCGTTCCATACCAGACTAATAAAGCAACTGCCAGCCCTGACAGATTATTCAGTGCAGGACTTTGGTCTAAAGATCACGAATAGCAATCTGTAATTCTAACTACTTGGAGGGAACGCATTGTTCGAGATCAAGTTAATTGAACGACCACTTCTGGATACCGCCATTGCCGCTTTGTACATATCTAAGGGGAATGAAGACAACATATTTGACGACTCTGGGCAGGTCATTATTGACGACAAACGTTTAGCCGCTTTAGAAAAATGGGGATTTGAAAAAGGCCACAGTCAATTGCTTAAGTTCGTAACCTGGTCATGGCTCATTACCGGGCTGGGACGGGGCTCTTACGATGATCTTCGCACCCACGGCACCTTCTCCACCTTCATTGCCAAGAGTACCCGCTACTGTAAGACCTTTCAGGTGGCTCCCTGGTATGCAAAACACTATACCGAAGATGAACTCCAAAGGGATCTGACTACGTTAAAGTTTATTCAGAAGCTGGACAGTAAGCCCGATGTAGTCCGAGGACATTTTCCTTTAAGCGTTGACACACCGTTTATCATTAAGACCAACCTTCTGCATTTTTGTCATATTATTGAGACTAGAAAGGATCACGCCCACCCTGAGATCATATTACTCTTAGGAGAGCTACTTGATGACCTAGCTCGTTCCTGCAACGAAGGTACTTGGATTGCGGAATGCATCGAAAAACACGTATACAAGCCCTGCTAGTTAAAAGGAATCGAGTAGGTGAAATTGATTGCTACTCGATTCCCACGGACACTCAAAACTAAGGTTGTGCGGTCAGCAGGATTGCTCTGTCATGCAGTCGTCAAAGTCGATGACCGCCGAACAATTTCAGTTCCACCCTTTGTGTGTCACCCGATCTTGGCGGGCATGGGGCGCCCCTTTGGCAATAAATGTTTGACAGCAGGTTTCTATGCTAGTATCCGCTGGGGTTGACACTGTAATTGATGATGCTGGGGACTCGTAGATGTCAACACCACTATCTACAATAGCATCGGAGGTCACAATAATCTGGGATGCCCGGCAGATATTGCCTTGGGTCCAGTAATGACAATTGTCGACACTACACCGAATCCGTTCGTCCATGGTACCCCTCCTTTCCCGGTAACGGTCAGTAATAATCTAACCATTTGTGGGTATTTTAATCTCGGCGATTGCTCACCAAGGAAGGAGAGGGTTACCAAAGGTACCACAAGGACAACAATCACTAGTCCCCTTGGAAGCGCAGAAATGAGTCCACAATTAGGGCCACCGCGTTCTCGGTACCACCGACCTCATCGAGGTCGATCCACTGGATGCGGGGATCCCGCTTAAACCAGGTGTACTGACGTTTGGCATACCTGCGGGTATCCCGTTTAAGCAGCCTGACTGCCTCATCAAAGGAACACTCACCGAATAAGTAGCGCCACAGTTCCTTGTATCCTAGGGCCTGCATACTGGTCACGCTAGGGCCGTAATCCATGAGGCTTTTTGCCTCTTCTAGTAAGCCTGCATCGATCATCTGGTCTACCCGCTGGTTGATTCTTTCATAAAGACGTGGTCTTGGCATGGTCAATCCGAAGAAGCAAGCCCGGTAACGGGGATTTTGCGCCTTTGCTTTTTCCTGATGGAGCGAGATAGGTTTTTTCGTATCATAGTAGACCTCTAAGGCCCGAATCACCCTTCTAATGTTGTTCGGGTGAATCTTCCTTGCAGCCACGGGATCAACTTGGGTAAGACGCTGGTAAAGTAGGTCCGGACTGTTTTCGGCTACTTTCTCCAGACGACGACGGGTTTTTGTATGACTCTTGTCAGGGAACAAGAATCCATCAACAAGGGCGGTAATGTATAGGCCTGTTCCCCCGAGGATAATAGGGATCCTACCTCGACGGGATATGTCTTGGATGACCACATCGGCCAGTTCCTGATAAGCCGCGGCGCTAAACTGTTCCCAGGGATAAACCACGTCGATTAGGTGATGTGCAACATCCGATTGTTCTTCTTTTGTGGGCTTTGCTGTACCGATATCCATCAGTTTGTAGACCTGCATCGAGTCAGCGGAGACTATTTCACCACCAAGCCTTTTGGCCAGCATCAATCCCGTTTTGGATTTCCCCACTGCCGTAGGACCCACAATAACTAGTAACTTAACGCCGGGCAAAGCTCTTTTCGACCTCCTTACGGGACAGCTCAAGAATGGCTGGTCTCCCATGGGGACAAGTATAGGGGTTTGCTGTTTTTTTGAAGTTTTGCACTAGACCTTGCATCTCCGTCGGCTGAAGCCTATGATTGGCTTTAATGGCAGCTTTACAAGCAATACTGCTTAGGGCCTGGTTCTCCCAATCGTCCTCCTCCTCGATTTGCCTGAGAATCTCCTCCACGGTGGCTTCAATCTCCCCCGGAGATGTTCTAAGCATTTCCAATGCCACAGGAATCTCCTGTAGTAAAAAGGATGACTGTCCGAAGGGCTCCACCTTAAATCCAAGCCTTTCCAGTTTTCCACGATGCTCATTGATTAATTCACCCTGTGCTAAGGGCAGTTCAAGGGGGATTGGGACCACTAAAGCCTGCCTTGCTAGCCCTGAGTCCACCGACGCCGCCCACTGGGTCTTTAGTTTATCGAAGTTGATTCGCTCCGCAGCAGCATGCTGGTCAATTAACCAGAAGCTCTCCTCATCAGCCATAAGAATATATGTATCCCAGAGTTGACCAATAATGTGTATATCCTCTACTACAGACTCATCTTGAATCCTAGGAATGCCTTCCCAGGACGGCGTATCCGCCATGCGCTCTTGCCGGGGAGTATAGCGAGTAGCAGTTCCATAGTCCATCGCTGCTTGGGTCTGCTGCACCGGTCTTGCTTGATGATATATCGGTGTCCGTTCGATCTCGAAGGGTTGAATTAGCTGGTTTCGCTTGAAAACCCCTTCCAGCGCCGTAATAACCAACCGGAAAATCATGGATTCATCCTTAAACCGGACTTCCGCCTTGGCGGGGTGTACATTCACATCCACTAGATCCGCCGGTACACTCAAGTTGAGAACCACCACCGGAAAGCGTTTGGTCGGCAGAAACTCACGATAGGCCTTCTCGACAGCGGCTAAGATCAGCCGATCCTTAACCCATCGGTGATTGACAAAGACTGTTTCGTAATTGCGGTTTCCCCGGGCAATCTCAGGTCTCCCCACCAAGCCTGTCAACCGGTAAGGACCTAGGCCCTGTTCCACCCACAGCATGTTCTCCGCCACTTCGGCACCATACACCGCAAGTACAGCGTCTTCCAGCTTGCCAGTGCCCTGGGCTAGCAGCACCTGTTCATCATCCATCACTAGCTTAAAGGCGATCTCCCCGTTACTTAGGGCTAAGTTGGACACCAGATCTATAATATGACGTCTTTCTGTGGCAGTAGTCTTAAGGAATTTGTACCGGGCCGGGGTGTTATAGAATAGGTTGTTCACCATAATGGTGGTACCCACAGGGTAAGCCTGATCCCGGTGGGCAGTGAGCTCTCCCGCCCTGAGTTCCAGGAAGGTACCGATTTCCTCATCCACATGCCGGGTCAACATCTGGATATCAGAGACCGCAGCAATGCTAGGTAGCGCCTCCCCCCGAAAGCCCAAGGTCTTAATACAAAACAGATCCTCTGCACCAGTAATCTTGCTTGTGGCATGGCGCTGCCAGGCTAAAGGGGCATCGGCGCTCCGTATTCCGTGCCCATCATCCTTGATCTGAATCAGTTCCTTCCCGCCTTGCCGACAAGTAATCTCTATCCGCCCTGCCCCCGCATCAATGGCATTTTCCACCAACTCCTTGACCACAGAAGCCGGTCTTTCCACCACTTCGCCCGCGGCAATCTTATTGGAAACATCAGTACTTAGTTGCTCAATTCGTTGACTCATTGTTTTCCTCCAAGGGTACGCCTTGCCATCTCCTGTAGCCGGAACAATGTGTTTAACGCATCAATGGGCCGCATCTGGTTTAAATCCAAACCGCTTAGTTCCTCCACCAATGGATCCCGTTGGTAAAACAGGCTAAGCTGCGCCACTGGTTCACTAGCTGCCGCTACTTCCTTACTGCCCGGGGCCTTCCTCTCCAGGTTCTTCAGCAGCTTCCCCGCCCTTGTTAGCACTTCCTCCGGCAACCCCGCTAGACGGGCCACCTCGATCCCATAGCTTTTGTCCGCACTTCCGGGTACTATGGAGTGCAGGAACACCACCCTTTTTCCTTCCTTGGCCACGGCTACTCGGAAATTCGCCGCCCGCTCTAGTTTGTCTGT
This region includes:
- the mutL gene encoding DNA mismatch repair endonuclease MutL, which translates into the protein MSQRIEQLSTDVSNKIAAGEVVERPASVVKELVENAIDAGAGRIEITCRQGGKELIQIKDDGHGIRSADAPLAWQRHATSKITGAEDLFCIKTLGFRGEALPSIAAVSDIQMLTRHVDEEIGTFLELRAGELTAHRDQAYPVGTTIMVNNLFYNTPARYKFLKTTATERRHIIDLVSNLALSNGEIAFKLVMDDEQVLLAQGTGKLEDAVLAVYGAEVAENMLWVEQGLGPYRLTGLVGRPEIARGNRNYETVFVNHRWVKDRLILAAVEKAYREFLPTKRFPVVVLNLSVPADLVDVNVHPAKAEVRFKDESMIFRLVITALEGVFKRNQLIQPFEIERTPIYHQARPVQQTQAAMDYGTATRYTPRQERMADTPSWEGIPRIQDESVVEDIHIIGQLWDTYILMADEESFWLIDQHAAAERINFDKLKTQWAASVDSGLARQALVVPIPLELPLAQGELINEHRGKLERLGFKVEPFGQSSFLLQEIPVALEMLRTSPGEIEATVEEILRQIEEEDDWENQALSSIACKAAIKANHRLQPTEMQGLVQNFKKTANPYTCPHGRPAILELSRKEVEKSFARR
- a CDS encoding DUF1540 domain-containing protein, with the protein product MDERIRCSVDNCHYWTQGNICRASQIIVTSDAIVDSGVDIYESPASSITVSTPADTSIETCCQTFIAKGAPHARQDRVTHKGWN
- the miaA gene encoding tRNA (adenosine(37)-N6)-dimethylallyltransferase MiaA, with the translated sequence MPGVKLLVIVGPTAVGKSKTGLMLAKRLGGEIVSADSMQVYKLMDIGTAKPTKEEQSDVAHHLIDVVYPWEQFSAAAYQELADVVIQDISRRGRIPIILGGTGLYITALVDGFLFPDKSHTKTRRRLEKVAENSPDLLYQRLTQVDPVAARKIHPNNIRRVIRALEVYYDTKKPISLHQEKAKAQNPRYRACFFGLTMPRPRLYERINQRVDQMIDAGLLEEAKSLMDYGPSVTSMQALGYKELWRYLFGECSFDEAVRLLKRDTRRYAKRQYTWFKRDPRIQWIDLDEVGGTENAVALIVDSFLRFQGD
- the speD gene encoding adenosylmethionine decarboxylase produces the protein MTNALGRHILCEAYGCRFETLDSLKMVEKVLVEAAIQAGADVREVAFHQFSPQGVSGVVVISESHVAIHTWPEYGYAALDVFTCGDNVDPWDICRIILEQFGTSNYTAQEVRRGIFDKELQRKIS
- a CDS encoding FAD-dependent thymidylate synthase — protein: MFEIKLIERPLLDTAIAALYISKGNEDNIFDDSGQVIIDDKRLAALEKWGFEKGHSQLLKFVTWSWLITGLGRGSYDDLRTHGTFSTFIAKSTRYCKTFQVAPWYAKHYTEDELQRDLTTLKFIQKLDSKPDVVRGHFPLSVDTPFIIKTNLLHFCHIIETRKDHAHPEIILLLGELLDDLARSCNEGTWIAECIEKHVYKPC